A DNA window from Anastrepha ludens isolate Willacy chromosome 6, idAnaLude1.1, whole genome shotgun sequence contains the following coding sequences:
- the LOC128867140 gene encoding uncharacterized protein LOC128867140 has product MSAFVKTRDSALNAIKRYMTKSNDEAFVLDLENVESYLQLLNEQWVRFKTAQDEVELSCGADNIDVEQTARIQAETWYVTALSQFRRVQKCRTESVANSTNPHPTVSAAIKLPKMELPSFAGNSTEWIAFYDAFVTLVDSNSSLSGGQKLHYLCSCLKGDALSIISGFQICDANYTEAWNLLKSRYKVMRVIVEAHFRAIAEIRKATSDTADSIKNVLNAFQQHIRELKALGRPVDFWDDWLVHETVTRLSFETRKQWELLLTSDDPPTFEDLSSFLEIRCRSLSMISTPATQSWPGKPNNQKLVGKSAKVFHATADQSRCTYCNAGHRIYSCEKFRSLDANARLNFVKDFKACLNCLSTGHFKERCNSASSCRICRQRHHTLLHSSPEASTSSHVVDSPRTAAGTLPAASLLPQTAVTSASACLNSKVNPMHKPQNAVLLSTALVKVRDSADRWQNARLLFDSGSHATFITEACVQRLGLARKSSSIFVTGIGASQGGRCRGETTLFLSSRHSSECYPINALILQKITGDLPSQSLSVPEWSHIKGLFLADPHFMEPGRVDILVGMDYMDRFILTELRKGPPGTPIIQKTVFGWTLCGNVDTSVPPANHIQSLHCDVHLDRALARLWELEEAPQTRYLTHEERYCEEHFESTHIRKPDGRFVVELPLKIDVPLGESRSLAVRNLLRMERRFAGDQDLWTRYNEFMQELIEMGHMEVVPKTNYAKYYMPHHAVVKESSVTTKLRVVFNASAKTTTGNSLNDALYVGPQLQEDLYSILLRFRMHKFAVTADVAKMYRQICVSAKHVDLHRIVWRSNPSLPITDYRMLRVTYEIASASHLAVKSMQQTAKQSSNTFQKAVDVILKDFYMDDLLTGASSKSELKALQRNVSDILREGGFELRKWASNCTELNETIARESKNISHYTVDGNNVHALGLIWYMEEDYFTFSISLGEPPHVLTKRAFLVDASKLFDPLSLLSPATIRSKMLFQDIWRSNTGWDDPVPDTIGKVWLDHRSQLQLLSELKVNRWVGVGTIGSFTELHVFADASERAYAAVIYARTVHRDGHITIGLISSKTKVAPLKTTTLPRLELCAAHLAAKLVKAVMQSWKDFCCPLVAWTDSTITLAWLQAHPNKWETFVANRVAYIHEVLPPECWNHIRSESNPADCASRGISPLQLMHHELWWFGPDFLREEEQFWKQPAQIMHKTEIGLRKVKACIAVTDVYWSVITKYSSYSKLRRIIAYVLRFVHNTRSSSLGINNKKTWFPNCQELLESERRLIRYTQNFYFSNEIRCCREKKPIKLRSSLLRLQPFLDSFGILRVGGRLKSADIANDVRHPVILPKNSPLSKLVVLDIHHYTLHAGPRIMQVILQRRYWVVGARNLIRNIYRKCVKRTALNRKLATQSMGDLPSSRITYARCFVRTAVDFAGPYMFKFTHGRGVKSVKGYISSFVCMCTGAMHLEFVGDLSSSSFLNAFKRFINRRGYCKEMFSDNGTNFVGAERELREKYQECMQDSQLQSFCADSAIEWRFNPPSAPHMGGYWETGIKRIKYHLKRSLGEILLSYEEFSTLLTEVEACVNSRPLCDISTDAGDLSILTPGHFLVGKPLRAIPEPEGQGFSGTLQQRWQLVSSIRQHFWRRWRDEYLVSLQRRAKWFRPSRNFQEGDVVAVFNESSPPTKWTLAE; this is encoded by the coding sequence ATGTCCGCATTCGTAAAAACACGTGATTCCGCGCTAAATGCTATAAAAAGGTACATGACCAAGAGCAACGACGAAGCATTTGTGTTAGATTTAGAAAATGTCGAAAGTTATCTGCAGTTATTAAATGAGCAGTGGGTACGATTTAAGACAGCCCAAGATGAAGTCGAGCTTTCTTGTGGTGCAGATAACATCGATGTCGAACAGACCGCGCGCATCCAGGCCGAGACCTGGTACGTTACAGCGCTATCACAATTTAGGCGTGTACAGAAGTGTAGAACCGAATCAGTTGCGAATTCTACAAATCCGCATCCCACTGTGTCAGCAGCAATTAAACTACCTAAAATGGAACTTCCATCCTTCGCGGGCAATTCCACTGAGTGGATCGCCTTCTACGACGCTTTTGTTACCCTCGTAGATTCTAACTCTTCATTGTCAGGTGGTCAAAAGCTACACTACTTATGTAGCTGCTTAAAGGGTGATGCGCTTAGCATTATCAGCGGTTTCCAAATTTGCGATGCCAACTATACGGAGGCATGGAATCTTCTAAAGTCGCGATATAAAGTTATGCGAGTTATTGTCGAAGCGCACTTTCGGGCGATTGCAGAGATACGTAAAGCGACGAGCGACACTGCTGACTCCATTAAGAACGTGTTGAATGCATTCCAACAACACATAAGGGAACTTAAGGCTTTAGGGCGACCAGTGGATTTTTGGGACGATTGGTTAGTACATGAAACTGTAACCAGACTCTCCTTCGAAACTCGCAAACAGTGGGAGTTGTTACTCACTAGCGACGATCCTCCTACCTTCGAAGACCTTTCGTCCTTTTTGGAAATAAGGTGTCGCTCATTATCGATGATATCAACGCCAGCAACCCAGTCATGGCCAGGAAAACCGAACAATCAAAAATTGGTCGGAAAATCGGCAAAGGTTTTTCATGCCACCGCAGATCAATCGCGTTGTACGTATTGTAACGCAGGTCACAGAATTTATTCTTGTGAAAAATTCCGTAGTTTAGATGCAAACGCTAGACTCAATTTTGTGAAAGATTTCAAGGCGTGCTTAAACTGCTTAAGTACCGGACATTTTAAGGAACGCTGCAATAGCGCGTCTTCCTGTCGAATATGTCGGCAGCGCCACCATACATTGCTTCATAGTTCGCCAGAGGCATCCACCTCTTCCCACGTCGTCGACTCACCCCGCACCGCTGCAGGTACGTTACCCGCCGCTAGCTTGCTCCCGCAAACCGCTGTCACATCCGCCTCCGCTTGCCTTAATTCCAAGGTTAACCCAATGCATAAACCACAAAACGCTGTGTTGCTATCAACCGCCCTAGTAAAGGTACGTGATTCTGCTGATCGATGGCAGAATGCTCGCTTATTATTCGATTCAGGTTCTCACGCCACATTCATAACTGAGGCATGCGTACAACGTCTAGGTCTAGCTCGCAAATCTTCGTCCATATTTGTAACGGGAATTGGCGCTTCTCAGGGTGGCCGTTGCAGAGGCGAAACGACGTTATTCCTTTCTTCGCGACATTCAAGTGAATGCTACCCCATCAAcgcattaattttacaaaagatTACGGGCGATTTGCCGTCGCAGAGTTTAAGCGTTCCTGAATGGTCTCACATCAAGGGACTGTTCTTAGCTGACCCGCACTTCATGGAACCCGGCCGTGTAGACATCTTAGTGGGCATGGACTATATGGATCGATTCATTTTAACTGAGCTGCGTAAAGGCCCACCTGGCACGCCAATAATACAGAAAACAGTCTTTGGCTGGACGTTGTGTGGAAACGTAGATACATCCGTTCCACCCGCAAACCATATACAATCATTACACTGTGATGTACATTTAGATAGAGCATTGGCTAGATTGTGGGAACTTGAAGAAGCGCCGCAAACACGATATCTTACCCACGAGGAGCGGTACTGCGAAGAACATTTTGAATCAACTCATATTAGGAAGCCGGACGGACGCTTTGTAGTGGAGTTGCCACTCAAGATCGACGTGCCATTAGGTGAATCAAGGAGTCTCGCCGTACGAAACTTATTACGCATGGAGCGCAGATTTGCCGGTGATCAGGATCTGTGGACACGCTATAACGAATTCATGCAGGAATTAATTGAAATGGGTCATATGGAGGTCGTGCCTAAAACGAACTATGCTAAATATTATATGCCACACCATGCTGTCGTAAAGGAGTCCAGCGTTACGACAAAATTGCGAGTTGTGTTTAACGCGTCTGCTAAAACCACAACGGGGAATTCCCTCAACGATGCGCTTTATGTTGGTCCTCAATTACAAGAAGACTTGTACTCCATACTTTTGCGCTTTAGAATGCACAAATTCGCAGTAACTGCAGACGTTGCAAAAATGTATCGACAAATCTGTGTTTCAGCTAAACATGTCGACTTACATCGAATTGTTTGGCGCTCTAACCCATCTCTACCTATTACAGATTACCGCATGCTACGCGTAACTTATGAAATTGCGTCCGCCTCGCATTTGGCTGTCAAATCGATGCAACAAACCGCGAAACAATCTTCCAATACTTTTCAGAAAGCAGTCGACGTAATTCTTAAAGACTTTTACATGGACGATCTTCTCACTGGTGCGTCTAGCAAGTCGGAACTTAAAGCATTGCAGCGAAATGTGTCCGATATTCTACGGGAAGGTGGGTTCGAGTTAAGAAAATGGGCATCAAATTGTACAGAGCTAAATGAGACTATCGCTAGAGAATCCAAGAACATATCACACTACACCGTAGATGGCAACAATGTACATGCTCTGGGACTAATTTGGTATATGGAAGAGGACTATTTTACATTTTCCATTTCTCTAGGAGAACCGCCCCACGTCTTAACTAAGAGAGCATTTCTGGTCGATGCCAGcaaactttttgatccattgagtTTACTTTCACCCGCAACAATCAGGTCGAAAATGTTGTTTCAGGACATCTGGCGTTCCAACACTGGATGGGACGACCCAGTACCAGATACGATAGGCAAGGTGTGGCTTGATCATCGTTCGCAATTACAACTTTTATCTGAACTTAAGGTCAACCGTTGGGTTGGAGTCGGGACGATAGGCTCATTTACTGAGTTGCACGTTTTTGCCGACGCTTCCGAGCGCGCCTATGCCGCAGTCATATATGCGCGCACTGTACATAGGGATGGTCACATTACAATCGGCTTAATTTCATCAAAGACTAAAGTTGCCCCGCTAAAAACAACAACGCTACCTCGCCTCGAGTTGTGTGCTGCACATCTCGCCGCAAAATTGGTCAAGGCCGTCATGCAAAGTTGGAAGGATTTTTGCTGTCCACTGGTAGCATGGACAGATTCCACCATTACGTTGGCGTGGCTGCAAGCACATCCTAATAAATGGGAAACATTCGTCGCAAACCGTGTCGCCTATATTCACGAGGTCCTGCCTCCCGAGTGCTGGAACCATATACGCTCTGAAAGCAATCCTGCGGACTGCGCATCCAGAGGTATATCTCCGCTTCAACTTATGCATCATGAGTTATGGTGGTTCGGACCTGACTTCTTACGCGAAGAGGAACAGTTCTGGAAGCAGCCCGCGCAAATAATGCATAAAACCGAAATAGGCTTACGAAAAGTTAAGGCTTGTATCGCAGTTACTGACGTTTACTGGTCGGTCATCACAAAATACTCATCTTATTCGAAATTAAGAAGAATTATCGCTTATGTATTGAGATTTGTACACAATACCCGCTCTAGCTCGCTTggaatcaataacaaaaaaacgtgGTTTCCTAATTGTCAGGAGTTGCTGGAATCCGAGCGAAGATTAATCAGGTATacacaaaatttctatttttctaatgaaatacGTTGTTGCAGGGAAAAAAAGCCAATTAAACTGCGTAGTAGTTTGCTGCGATTACAACCGTTTCTCGATTCGTTTGGAATCCTTCGTGTTGGAGGTCGGCTGAAATCCGCAGATATTGCAAATGATGTCAGACACCCCGTTATACTGCCAAAAAACTCTCCGCTTTCAAAACTCGTTGTTTTGGACATACATCACTACACGCTACATGCAGGCCCCCGTATAATGCAAGTGATCCTGCAACGCCGGTATTGGGTCGTTGGTGCCCGCAACTTAATTCGTAATATCTATCGCAAATGTGTAAAACGTACCGCTTTAAATCGCAAGCTCGCAACACAATCAATGGGTGATCTTCCTTCGTCCCGCATAACGTACGCTCGCTGCTTCGTTCGTACAGCAGTAGACTTTGCTGGTCCTTATATGTTCAAATTTACGCATGGAAGAGGAGTTAAATCCGTAAAAGGTTATATATCTTCATTTGTCTGCATGTGCACAGGTGCAATGCACCTCGAGTTTGTTGGAGATCTCTCAAGTTCTTCGTTTCTAAACGCTTTTAAACGATTCATCAACCGCAGAGGCTattgtaaagaaatgttttcgGATAACGGGACGAATTTCGTTGGTGCAGAAAGGGAACTCCGTGAGAAATATCAAGAGTGCATGCAAGACTCCCAACTTCAATCGTTTTGTGCAGACTCTGCTATTGAGTGGCGATTCAATCCACCGTCCGCACCTCACATGGGAGGATATTGGGAAACTGGAATCAAACGCATAAAATATCATCTAAAACGCTCCCTCGGAGAAATTCTTTTAAGCTATGAGGAGTTTAGTACGCTCTTAACGGAGGTGGAAGCTTGTGTCAATTCCCGCCCATTATGCGACATTTCGACGGATGCAGGCGACTTATCGATTTTAACGCCTGGCCATTTTCTGGTAGGCAAACCATTGCGGGCAATTCCAGAACCTGAGGGTCAAGGCTTTTCTGGAACCCTGCAACAAAGGTGGCAGTTGGTCTCTTCTATTCGTCAACACTTTTGGCGCCGTTGGAGAGACGAATACCTCGTAAGCTTGCAACGACGTGCTAAGTGGTTTCGTCCATCACGAAATTTTCAAGAAGGAGACGTCGTCGCTGTCTTTAATGAATCTTCTCCTCCAACAAAGTGGACACTCGCAGAGTAA